From a single Gadus morhua chromosome 3, gadMor3.0, whole genome shotgun sequence genomic region:
- the ugt8 gene encoding 2-hydroxyacylsphingosine 1-beta-galactosyltransferase yields the protein MNLPPSLTLFLGLISWCPCALLASKVIVVPPIMFESHLYIFKTLATALHQDGHETHFLVSEGRDVPPSPHYNFQRYPGIFNSSTADNFLQSKVRNIFSGRLTFLELFDILDHYSQNCDAVVGSAEVMARLKAEQFDLLLVDPNEMCGFVIAHILGVKYAVVSTGLWYPAEVGAPAPLSYVPEFNTLLTDRMSLGQRITNTAVYLVQRFGVHFIALPKYDRIMRRHGVTPRVAMADLVQGSQMWMLCTDLALEFPRPTMPHVVYIGGILTQPAKPLPQEFEAWVNDTADHGFVVVSFGAGVKYLSDDITRKLAGALALLPQRVVWRFSGVPPSNLGNNTKLVDWMPQNDLLGHANTRAFLSHGGLNSIYEAMYHGVPVVGVPLFGDHYDTMTRVAAKGMGLMLHWKSMTEEELRAALHSVISDSRYRQQARLLSAIHKDQPGHPVSRAAYWIGYLLRHGGADHLRSSVYHVSTLQYFLLDVIAVVATVAALLVFALYRAVRWLKGSRGAVAAAAASTSSGSSSGRGGVRDEDALTNGHCHSEAVVANGKHKRNGALRSEKKIN from the exons ATGAACCTACCtccttccctcactctcttccttGGACTCATATCCTGGTGCCCCTGTGCACTGTTGGCTTCTAAAGTGATCGTGGTTCCTCCAATCATGTTTGAGTCCCACCTGTACATCTTCAAGACACTGGCCACGGCGCTGCATCAGGACGGACACGAGACCCACTTCCTGGTCTCGGAGGGCCGGGACGTGCCCCCCTCGCCCCACTACAACTTCCAGCGCTACCCCGGCATCTTCAACAGCAGCACGGCCGACAACTTCCTGCAGTCCAAGGTGCGCAACATTTTCTCGGGCCGCCTGACCTTCCTGGAGCTCTTCGACATCCTGGACCACTACTCGCAGAACTGCGACGCGGTGGTTGGCAGCGCCGAGGTCATGGCCCGGCTGAAGGCCGAGCAGTTCGACCTGCTGCTGGTGGACCCCAACGAGATGTGCGGCTTCGTCATCGCCCACATCCTTGGCGTGAAGTACGCTGTGGTCAGCACGGGCCTCTGGTACCCAGCCGAGGTGGGCGCACCGGCGCCGCTCTCGTACGTGCCGGAGTTCAACACCCTGCTGACGGACCGCATGTCCCTGGGCCAGCGCATCACCAACACGGCCGTCTACCTGGTGCAGCGCTTTGGCGTGCACTTCATCGCCCTGCCCAAGTACGACCGCATCATGAGGCGGCACGGGGTGACGCCCCGCGTGGCCATGGCCGACCTGGTGCAGGGCAGCCAGATGTGGATGCTGTGCACGGACCTGGCCCTGGAGTTCCCCCGGCCCACCATGCCCCACGTGGTCTACATAGGGGGCATCCTCACCCAGCCCGCCAAGCCACTGCCGCAG GAGTTTGAGGCCTGGGTGAACGACACCGCGGACCACGGCTTTGTCGTTGTGTCGTTCGGCGCCGGGGTCAAGTACCTCTCCGATGACATCACCCGCAAGCTGGCCGGCGCTCTGGCCCTCCTGCCTCAACGTGTGGTGTGGAG ATTCTCTGGAGTCCCACCCAGTAACCTAGGCAACAATACCAAGCTTGTTGATTGGATGCCTCAGAATGACCTACTGG gccacgCCAACACGCGGGCCTTCCTGAGCCACGGCGGACTGAACAGCATCTACGAGGCCATGTACCACGGCGTGCCGGTGGTGGGCGTGCCCCTGTTTGGCGACCACTACGACACCATGACGCGCGTGGCGGCCAAGGGCATGGGCCTCATGCTGCACTGGAAGAGCAtgacggaggaggagctgcgCGCCGCGCTCCACAGCGTCATCAGCGACAGCAG gTACCGGCAGCAGGCCCGCCTCCTCTCGGCCATCCACAAAGACCAGCCAGGCCACCCGGTGTCCCGGGCCGCCTACTGGATCGGCTACCTGCTCCGGCACGGCGGCGCCGACCACCTGCGCTCGTCCGTCTACCACGTGTCCACGCTGCAGTACTTCCTGCTGGACGTCATCGCCGTCGTGGCGACCGTGGCCGCCCTGCTCGTCTTCGCCCTCTACCGGGCGGTGCGGTGGCTGAAGGGGTCGAGGggcgcggtggcggcggcggcggcgagcacCAGCAGCGGTAGCAGCagcggaaggggaggagtcagggatGAGGATGCGCTCACCAATGGACACTGCCACAGTGAGGCGGTGGTGGCCAACGGGAAGCACAAACGCAACGGCGCACTGCGAAGCGAGAAGAAGATAAACTAG